CGCGGCATGAAGAGTGGTCCAGCGTGTAACGGCTCGTCTCGCGCCGTCCGCTCACGAATCGCTCACGCACCATAGCTGGTTCCTGATGCCTGACCAGCAGGTTCATGCGATGACCGCTTCGGCGGTGATGCGGGACGGCCGCCTGACAAGGGGAACAGCGCGGGGCGGGCCGCGGCCCGCCCCGTCGCCGGCTCCGAAAACCCCAGGGCGTCAGTCGAAACAGCCGACCTTCGCCCCGTCCGTCTCGGAGCCGACCTCTATCTCGAATCCGGATCCCAAGTCGAACTCCGGCCCGGCGTCGTAGTCGTACTCAAACTTCAGATCGCGGGCCGTGGTGAACTGCACGGACAGCAGGAGGGCGTCGCCGTCCCCGCCTTTGGTAAAGCACAGTCCCGCCGTTGTTTCGGGGGTGTCCGGGTCTGAAGGGTCGTGCTGCAGGCGCCAGCCGTCCGCCTTGGCGGTGGTGCGGTAGAAGTCCACGACCTCCTGCCGGGAGCCGGGGAAGGCGTAGACGCGCGCGGCGTACAGCCAGGCGTCGCCGGTGTCGTCGATGCAGCGCGAGTCAACCGAGTCGAGCCCCCTCAGGGCGGTCGCCCCCTCGGGGGTGGAGTTCAGGATCGACTGGGAGCGCAGGTCCTTCAGCCGCACCGCGGTGTCGTCACAGGTGTTGAACGGGGACAGCGCGGAGCAGCTGGTCAGGCCGGCGGTCATCAGGGCGGTGGCCAGGAGCAGTGTGACGGGCAGTGCGGTCGGCCGGGCGGGGCGCGTCGGCAGCGGCATGGGGGCTCCCGGAGGTTGTGGAGGGGTCGGAGGCTGGGGGTGGCGGGTTCGGAGGGGTGAATCAGGAGGAGCTCGGGGACCGGACGACGCGAGGGTGCGAAGGAGGAACCGGTGGTGGTACGCGGGTGCCGGGGCACGCCCTCGAAAGGGCCTGCCCCGGCACCCGTCGGCCAGGTCAGCGGGTCAGCGGACGCAAGAGTCCCATGACCGCTGTGGGATCACTTCTTCAGGTACCCGTGGCTGTAGAGCCAGCTGCCGGCGGAGTACAGGTACTGGAACAGGTAGCCGCGGCTGTTGTAGTAGTTCATCCAGTACCGGTTGTAACTGCTGCCGACGAAGTTGCGCGCCACCCGGTTGTTGTACTGGTCCTTCCGGGAATCGCGGCTTGTCTGCCCGTACTCGTGGGCGTCACCGAGCCGCTTGGCGGCACGCCGGCCGAAGAAGTAGGTCAGCGCGGCCTGCCAGATGAAGAGCGGAGTCGAGCGCAGCAACGAGGAGCAGCACGAGGCGAACGTCAAGGCTCTCGCGGAGTACCGCGTCCCGATCACGCTGACCGGCGAATCCTACAAGGAGGTTGGCTCCGCGTCCGATTACGCACACAAGACCCGCGACGGCTTCGGCCCGCTCATAGCTGATCTCCACTCGAGCGAGTTCGGCGCCGACGTCCTCGTGATGTGGGAGAAGTCCCGAGCCTCGCGCCAGCCGCGCGAATGGACCGCCGTTGCCGACGCGTGCCGGGCCCGGGGCGTGAAGATCTTCATCACGACGGGCCGTCTAGTTGAGGCGATGCTACTGCGCTGCCGCCTGCGCGACCCAGATGCGCGTCATGATCTGGAGTAGGACAGGGTCGATCAGCTCCACGTCGTCGGCATGCTCGCGGTGCGCCCACACCGTCCAGCCCGGCCCGGAGTTGCCGAGCTCGTGCATGACGATCACGCCGTCGGCGGGGTCGGTGCTCAGACCATCGCAGGCGCGGCACACGTGCAGGGCCCGGCTCATGACGCATCGCCCCGGCGGCCGTGGCAGGCTGGCGAGGGCGGCTGCCCGTCCGTGCACGAGGACGTAGACAGCGGCGAGATCATCGTTCACGGGCCGTCGCTCAGCGACCCCGAGGACATCGCGCAGCTCCGGCACTTGTCCGAAGGAGAGGTGGCGATCGTTGTACCTCGCGAACTGATCGTGGACTGGGGGCCCAAGGACGTGACTCGCGACGCGAGCATCATCGACCTGGACGCGTTCGGACAGCTCTTCGAGCGGTTCGAGCACACCGCCTGGCGGCTGGAGACCCGGCGCCGGTACGCGTCCGACGAGGCGACCGACACGTGGGCGCAGTTCGTCCAGGGCGAGGCTCCGACGTGGGACCTGAGGACTCCGTGGTCCGTGACGATCCGCGAGAAGACCGCAGGTGGCGCACGAGTCGGACGCGTGCGCCTGGTCGACGACCCCGCCACTCAGGGACAGCGCTACCTGCTCGCGTACGCCGAGAAGAACACCGCCCTGGGCGAGGACATCCGCAACCTCTCGCGTGCCGAGGCTGATCGCCTGCGTCTCCCCGCCGAAGACTTCTGGATCTTCGACTCCCGGCTGGTGGCGCTCCTCAACTTCACCGACGATGACGAACTGGTCGACGTCGAGCTGATCACCGAACCGGCTGAGGTGATCAGGTACGCCATGGTCCGGGATGCGGCCATCCACCACGCTGTCCCGTACGAGGAGTTCGCGGCCGACATGAGCACCAGGGAGCAGTGAGTCGAACCGGTGAGCACCGACTTCCAGCAGGCGCGCGCGGCGCTCGGTGAGCGTCTGCGAGAGCTGCGCGAGTCCGCCCCCGGCGATCGACTCACCGGCACGATCCTGGCCCAGCGGCTGGGCTGGCCCCAGTCGAAGATCAGCAAGCTGGAGAACGGCAAGCAGACGGCCACGGCTGACGAGCTCCGGGCCTGGGCCGAGGCCACCGGCCAGCCGGAGGCGGACGGGGAACTCCTCGCCCGCCTCCGGGGACTGGAGTCCCACGTCCGCAGTTGGCGGCGCCAGCTCGCCTCGGGTCACAAGGCCGTCCAGGACGCGCACAACGCGGCGCAGGCTCAGGCGGCGGTCCTCCATGCGTGGGAGTCGTCGTGGATCGTCGGCGTGCTCCAGACGCCCGACTATGCGCGGGCGATTCTCAGTCGATTCACCGAACTGCACGGCTCGGTACGGGACATCGAGGAGGCCGTGCGCTCCCGCATGAAGCGTCAGGAGTGCCTCTACAGCGCGGGCCGGAAGTACCACATCCTCCTCTGGGAGCCCGTACTGAGCGCGCTGATCTGCCCGCCCTCGGTGCTCGCCGCACAGCTCGACCGGCTCTCCGGCGTGATCGGCCTGGACACCGTCGAGCTCGGGATCGTGCCCATCGGCGCGTCTCTGAAGATCCCGCCCGGCGGAGGCTTCTGGATCTACGACGACCAACAGGTCGTCGTAGAGAACTGGCACGCCGAGATCTGGCTCGACGACACGGACAACGTCGCAACCCACTTCAAGGTCTGGCGCACCCTGCGGGAGTCGGCCGTCTTCGGGACGGACGCCCAGAACCTGATCAGCCGTGCGCGCCGGGCCCTCGACGTCACCTAGGGCGCTTCTGATGGCTCTTGGTCGGGCGTGGGACTGATCGTCGGCGCAACGCGAGCCACCTCGTGATGCGCTGACTGCCCCTCCGGGCACGCCAGTGACAGCCATCGGACGGTTTCAAGAGCCGTCAGAAGCGCCCTAAACCCGACTCGGGTCGGGCCTGACCTCTGACACGTGCACGCTGAGGCACGTCGGGCCCAGCCAGGCCCGTGAAGCGGTCTGCTTCGCGGCGGTGATCAGCTTCTTGGACAAATCGCCGGCCCTCGGGAATGGCTCGCCCGCTCTGCGGGCGTCCTCGCGAGCACGCACCGCGTCGTTGAAGACGACGCGGGCGCACCCGAACGCCTTGGCCAGTGCGGTGCGTTGGCCGGAATCCGGGTACAGGCGGAAGCTGTACCGAAGCTGCATGACGGCCACGATACATACGCGGGTTATAGGTGAAATGCAGAAGATCAGAACGGGTCGGCACTGTCTTTTCGTGATGCAGGACCACTTGGCCTTGTCCCTGATCAGCCCGCGGCTCCAGCGACATCCTTCTCGGCCCTCCCACCCGCGACCACAACAACCAGGGTGGACCAACGACACAGACCCTGCTCGAATCACGCTTTCCTCAGCAGAGTCCTGAAGCCCGATGCACATCCCGATAGCATGCCCTCACAGGCCACCCCACCCGCCTCTCCGTCAACGCCCGGGGTGTGAGGGGCAGTTGGCCTTCGTCGGGAGGACGTATGAAGCACCGCGGCAGGCACCGTCGTCGCAGGAGGGGACAGGCGCTGCGCGCCACGCTGGCGGGCACCGCTCTCGCTCTCACCGCGGCCGCCACGCTGATCAGCACCTCCCAGGCCACGGCCGACGGCAGTCCGGGCGGACTGACCCCGGTCACGTCGGCGGCCGCGACCGCCAAGCTGCGGCTCCACGAGAACCTGGTCGCGCGGGACACCCTCGACACGCTCACCAGGAGGATGGGCGGGAACGTCGGCGTCGACGGCGTCCTCCAGAGCGCCGATCGCTCGATGCGCGACCGGGCCGAGTGCTCCACCGCCGAGCGGGCCGCGCTGCCGGTCGAGCCGACGGCCACGCGCGCGTACTGCTGGGACGGCGGCGACGCGCGGACCCGGCAGTGGCAGCCGCGGTCGGTCACCACCTCCGGCGACGCCGACGACGACGGCCAGTGGGGCGAACACCGGGTGATCCTGGCCGGCTGGACGCACCACGGCAGCCGGGTCGCCGCCGACCGCCAAGCCGTCGCCGACCACCAAGCCGTGGCCGACCGCCACGCCGCCGACGACCGCCAGGCCGCCGTGCCGGCGCGCGACAAAGGCCTGGCCCGGATCGCCGTCGTCGACGCGACCGACCCGGCGGCCCTCACGTACCGCTGGGTTCTGCTCGTCGCCCCGCGCGACGGCGGCAAGGACTTCACGGCGGTCCGCTCAGGCCTGGGCGGCATGGTCTGGTACCAGGACAAGCTGATCGTCACCGCCGCGCACGGCGCGGGCCTGCTCGTCTTCGACATGCACCGCATCCTGCGGGCCGACGTGAACAGCGCCGCCGTCGGCAGGACGGGCGACGGCTACTCGGCGGACGGCTACCAGTACGTGCTCCCGGCCATCGGCTCGTACGCCGTACCCGGCGGCACATGTACGGCGGACAGCTTCACGGCGGTGCCCTGTTTCGGCTCGCTCTCCCTGGACCGTACGACCGTGCCGGACAGCCTGGTCGCCACCGAACCGCCCGGCCGCGACAGGGACCGGGCCCGTGTCTGGCGGTACTCCTACAGCACCGCCGCCCACCGCACGGGCCTGCTCGCCGGCTCCCAGGGGTACGTCGCCGCGGTCGAGGCCTACGAGACCAAGGCCGCGGGAGCGTCCGGCGTGCTCTCCCACACGCCCATCGGCGCGCGCGAGGCCCAGTGGTACGTCGGCCACGCGTCGGACGGCCCCACCCCGCGCGGCGTCCTGTGGCGGCAGACCGACGGCGGCGCCAAGGCGGCCACCTGCACCGCGGACCAGTCGCACGCCTGCTGGGGCCTGCACGCCCGGTCGCTCTCCTACTGGCAGGAGACGGGCGAGCTGTGGACGCTGACGAGCCCGGCTGAGCAGCGGCTGCTCTACGCCGTTCCGCTGTCCTCTGTCGACGACTCGCTGGAGTGAGCGCCCGGCTGGAGGAAACCGCTTTTGGAGCGGCACCCGCCTCCGTGGTTCCCTGGCCGGCATGAGCAACGTCACTGTGACCACCTGGTCCCTGGAGCAGACGGCCCCGGCCGACCTGCTCCCCGCGATCGCGCCCGGCGGCGACGTCCGGATCGTACGGTCCGAGGTCCCCTCGCCCGAGTTCAGCCGCTTCCTGTACGCGTCGGTCGGCGGGGACATCCGCTGGACGGACCGGCTCGGCTGGACGTACGCGCAGTGGCAGGAGGCCCTGGACAGGCCGGGGGTGGAGACCTGGGTCGCGTACGACAGGGGGACGCCTGCGGGTTATGTCGAGCTCGACCCGCAGGACGACGGTGTCGTGGAGATCGTCCACTTCGGACTGATCCCCGCCTTCCGGGGACGCCGGATCGGCGGGCACCTCCTCACGTACGGTGCCGCGCGCGCCTGGGACCTGGCCGAGCGCTGGCCGGGGCGGGCCGAGACCAAGCGCGTCTGGCTGCATACCTGCAGCAAGGACGGCGAGCACGCGATGGACAACTACCAGCGGCGCGGCTTCAAGCTCTTCGACACCAAGGTCGAGGAGGAGCCGGACGCCGCCACTCCGGGGCCCTGGCCGGGGGCGCGGGCGGTCTGACCTGCTTGCGCGGGTGGTCGGACCTGCTTGTGAAGGCGGTTTGACCCGCTTGCGCGGGCGGTCGGACCTGCTTGTGAAGGCGGTTTGACCCGCTTGCGCGGGCGGTCGGACCTGCTTGCGCAGAGGGTCTGACCTGCTTGCGCAGAGGGTCTGACCTGCTTGCGCAGAGGGTCTGACCTGCTTGCGCCGGGGCGCAGGCCCGTTTCGGCGCCGCCGGAGGCCCGGCCGTGTGACCGACGACACCTGGTCTCGTGATGCGGGACAAGGGTGTCCACATATTGGATAACGGTGGACTGGCCCGAGATCCGCGTGACACGCTTCCGTCATGTCTGGAACTGGAATTGCCTTGGTGAGTCGGCGGCACGTCGACCTCGGCCGCATGTCCAGCGCCATCTGTCCGGCGAGCTGACGCACCCATAAGTGGCCTCCGGCCACGGGCCCAGCGCCGACTTTTTCCCTTTCGCGCCCCTTGCGCAGTGACGCGCCCATACCTCCGTATGCGCCCGTACGTGCAGGTCAGAGCCGCTGAACAGACCAGTCCCGCAGTCTCGAAGGACGTAGCAACCATGGCCGCCACCCCGCAGAACTCCGCCGCCACGCCCCGCCGCAAGGTGAGTCGTCACCGCGGCGAGGGTCAGTGGGCCGTAGGTCACTTCACCCCGCTCAACGGCAACGAACAGTTCAAGAAGGACGACGACGGTCTCAATGTGCGGACACGCATTGAGACGATCTACTCCAAGCGGGGCTTCGACTCGATCGACCCCAACGACCTTCGCGGACGTATGCGGTGGTGGGGCCTTTACACCCAGCGCAAGCCCGGGATCGACGGCGGCAAGACCGCGATCCTGGAGCCGGAGGAGCTGGACGACAAGTACTTCATGCTGCGCGTCCGCATCGACGGCGGCCGGCTGACCACACAGCAGCTGCGCGTCATCGGCGAGATCTCGCAGGAGTTCGCGCGCGGCACCGCCGACCTGACAGACCGGCAGAACGTCCAGTACCACTGGATCCGCATCGAGGACGTCCCGGAGATCTGGGACCGCCTGGAGGCCGTGGGCCTGTCCACGACCGAGGCCTGTGGTGACACGCCCCGCGTCATCCTCGGCTCGCCCGTCGCCGGGATCGCCGAGGACGAGATCATCGACGGAACGCCCGCGATCGAGGAGATCCACCGCCGGATCATCGGCAACAAGGACTTCTCGAACCTGCCGCGCAAGTTCAAGTCCGCGATCTCCGGCTCGCCGCTCCTCGACGTGGCGCACGAGATCAACGACATCGCGTTCGTCGGCGTGAACCACCCGGAGCACGGCCCGGGCTTCGACCTCTGGGTCGGCGGCGGCCTCTCCACCAACCCCAAGATCGGCCAGCGGCTCGGTGCCTGGGTCCCGCTCGACGAGGTCCCGGACGTCTACACGGGCGTCATCTCGATCTTCCGCGACTACGGCTACCGGCGCCTGCGCACCCGGGCCCGGCTGAAGTTCCTGGTCGCCGACTGGGGTGTCGAGAAGTTCCGCCAGGTCCTGGAGGACGAGTACCTGCAGCGGAAGCTCGTCGACGGCCCCGCGCCCGACCAGCCGGTCGCCCGCTGGCGCGACCACGTCGGTGTGCACCGGCAGCAGGACGGCCGCTACTACGTCGGCTTCGCCCCGCGCGTCGGCCGCGTCGACGGCGCGACCCTCACGAAGATCGCCGAGCTGGCCGAGGCACACGGCTCGGGCCGCCTGCGCACCACCGTCGAGCAGAAGATGATCGTCCTCGATGTGGACGAGTCGCGGATCGACTCGCTCGTCGAGGGCCTGGAGGCGCTCGACCTGACGGTCAGGCCCTCTCCGTTCCGGCGCGGCACCATGGCCTGCACCGGCATCGAGTACTGCAAGCTCGCGATCGTCGAGACCAAGGCGCGTGGTGCTTCCCTGATCGACGAACTCGAGCGCCGCATCCCCGAGTTCGACGAGCCCATCACCATCAACATCAACGGCTGCCCGAACGCCTGCGCCCGTATCCAGGTCGCGGACATCGGTCTCAAGGGCCAGCTGGTCCTCAACGACCAGGGCGAGCAGGTCGAGGGCTTCCAGGTGCACCTGGGCGGCGCGCTCGGCCTGGAGGCCGGGTTCGGCCGCAAGGTCCGTGGCCTGAAGGTCACTTCGGAGGAGCTGCCCGACTACGTCGAGCGGGTCCTCAAGCGCTTCCAGGAGGAGCGCGAGGACGGCGAACGCTTCGCCACCTGGGCCGCCCGCGCCTCCGAGGAGGCCCTGTCATGAGTGAGCGTGCCGCCCCGTTCTACTGCCCCTACTGCGGCGACGAGGACCTCCGTCCGAGCGAGCAGGGCCACGGCGCGTGGGAGTGCGCGGCGTGCAACCGAGCCTTTCAGCTGAAGTTCCTCGGGCTGCTCGCCCGTGGGGTTCAGCGCAACGAAGGTGGAGGGGACGGGATATGACGGCGACTCAGGAAGAGCGTACGAGCGAGGACTTGAAGCGCCTCGCCGAGCAGGCGGGGCGCGACCTCGAAGACGCCTCCGCCCTGGAGATCCTCCAGTGGGCGGCCGACACCTTCGGCAAGAAGTTCTGCGTGACCTCCTCCATGGAGGACGCGGTGGTCGCCCACCTCGCGTCCCGCGCGTTCCCGGGAGTCGACGTCGTCTTCCTCGACACCGGCTACCACTTCCCCGAAACCATCGGCACCCGGGACGCGGTCGAGGCCGTGATGGACGTCAACGTCATCACGCTCACCCCGCGCCAGACGGTGGCCGAGCAGGACGCGGAGTACGGGCCCCGGCTGCATGACCGCGACCCCGACCTGTGCTGCGCGCTGCGCAAGGTCAAGCCCCTCGAAGAGGGCCTGACCCACTACGACGCGTGGGCGACCGGACTGCGCCGCGACGAGTCCCCGACCCGGGCGAACACCCCGGTCGTCGGCTGGGACGAGAAGCGCCAGAAGGTCAAGATCTCGCCGATCGCCCGCTGGACGCAGGACGACGTGGACACGTACGTCGCCGAACACGGAGTCCTCACCAACCCGCTGCTGACGGACGGTTACCCCTCCGTCGGCTGCGCGCCCTGCACCCGCCGGGTCCTGGAGGGCGAGGACGCCCGCGCCGGCCGCTGGGCGGGACGTGCCAAGACCGAGTGCGGGCTGCACGGATGACCACGACCACCGAGATGTCCCAGGAGCAGCAAGTGACGACCGGAGCCACCGTCTGGCTCACGGGTCTGCCGAGTGCCGGCAAGACCACCATCGCGCACGAGCTGGCCGGCCGGCTGCGCGAGGAGGGCCACCGCGTCGAGGTCCTCGACGGCGACGAGATCCGCGAGTTCCTCTCGTCGGGCCTCGGCTTCTCCCGCGAGGACCGCTTCACGAACGTACAGCGCATCGGCTTCCTCGCCGAGCTGCTCGCGCGCAACGGCGTCA
This genomic interval from Streptomyces dengpaensis contains the following:
- a CDS encoding recombinase family protein, with translation MKSGVERSNEEQHEANVKALAEYRVPITLTGESYKEVGSASDYAHKTRDGFGPLIADLHSSEFGADVLVMWEKSRASRQPREWTAVADACRARGVKIFITTGRLVEAMLLRCRLRDPDARHDLE
- a CDS encoding nitrite/sulfite reductase, whose translation is MAATPQNSAATPRRKVSRHRGEGQWAVGHFTPLNGNEQFKKDDDGLNVRTRIETIYSKRGFDSIDPNDLRGRMRWWGLYTQRKPGIDGGKTAILEPEELDDKYFMLRVRIDGGRLTTQQLRVIGEISQEFARGTADLTDRQNVQYHWIRIEDVPEIWDRLEAVGLSTTEACGDTPRVILGSPVAGIAEDEIIDGTPAIEEIHRRIIGNKDFSNLPRKFKSAISGSPLLDVAHEINDIAFVGVNHPEHGPGFDLWVGGGLSTNPKIGQRLGAWVPLDEVPDVYTGVISIFRDYGYRRLRTRARLKFLVADWGVEKFRQVLEDEYLQRKLVDGPAPDQPVARWRDHVGVHRQQDGRYYVGFAPRVGRVDGATLTKIAELAEAHGSGRLRTTVEQKMIVLDVDESRIDSLVEGLEALDLTVRPSPFRRGTMACTGIEYCKLAIVETKARGASLIDELERRIPEFDEPITININGCPNACARIQVADIGLKGQLVLNDQGEQVEGFQVHLGGALGLEAGFGRKVRGLKVTSEELPDYVERVLKRFQEEREDGERFATWAARASEEALS
- a CDS encoding putative leader peptide; its protein translation is MSGTGIALVSRRHVDLGRMSSAICPAS
- a CDS encoding DUF6879 family protein, which encodes MQGPAHDASPRRPWQAGEGGCPSVHEDVDSGEIIVHGPSLSDPEDIAQLRHLSEGEVAIVVPRELIVDWGPKDVTRDASIIDLDAFGQLFERFEHTAWRLETRRRYASDEATDTWAQFVQGEAPTWDLRTPWSVTIREKTAGGARVGRVRLVDDPATQGQRYLLAYAEKNTALGEDIRNLSRAEADRLRLPAEDFWIFDSRLVALLNFTDDDELVDVELITEPAEVIRYAMVRDAAIHHAVPYEEFAADMSTREQ
- a CDS encoding GNAT family N-acetyltransferase, whose protein sequence is MSNVTVTTWSLEQTAPADLLPAIAPGGDVRIVRSEVPSPEFSRFLYASVGGDIRWTDRLGWTYAQWQEALDRPGVETWVAYDRGTPAGYVELDPQDDGVVEIVHFGLIPAFRGRRIGGHLLTYGAARAWDLAERWPGRAETKRVWLHTCSKDGEHAMDNYQRRGFKLFDTKVEEEPDAATPGPWPGARAV
- a CDS encoding phosphoadenylyl-sulfate reductase, giving the protein MTATQEERTSEDLKRLAEQAGRDLEDASALEILQWAADTFGKKFCVTSSMEDAVVAHLASRAFPGVDVVFLDTGYHFPETIGTRDAVEAVMDVNVITLTPRQTVAEQDAEYGPRLHDRDPDLCCALRKVKPLEEGLTHYDAWATGLRRDESPTRANTPVVGWDEKRQKVKISPIARWTQDDVDTYVAEHGVLTNPLLTDGYPSVGCAPCTRRVLEGEDARAGRWAGRAKTECGLHG
- a CDS encoding helix-turn-helix domain-containing protein: MSTDFQQARAALGERLRELRESAPGDRLTGTILAQRLGWPQSKISKLENGKQTATADELRAWAEATGQPEADGELLARLRGLESHVRSWRRQLASGHKAVQDAHNAAQAQAAVLHAWESSWIVGVLQTPDYARAILSRFTELHGSVRDIEEAVRSRMKRQECLYSAGRKYHILLWEPVLSALICPPSVLAAQLDRLSGVIGLDTVELGIVPIGASLKIPPGGGFWIYDDQQVVVENWHAEIWLDDTDNVATHFKVWRTLRESAVFGTDAQNLISRARRALDVT